A segment of the Mangrovimonas sp. YM274 genome:
GTTTGCTTTGTGTTTTGTATTCATAACAAATAATTTAATACAGGTATCGGGTAAGTTGTCCTGCTTCTACCATAATAAACCTAAAAATAAGCCCGCCAATGATGACTAAAATAGCCGGAACTGCTACGGGGACTTTATAACCTAATAATTCAATGACTTCCAAAATAGCAGGAACGAGTAAGCCCAAAAGGATCACGAAGCCAAAAAACATCAGGGTAAATTCACCGCCAACCAAAAGGTCCATGGCCTCCAATTGTACTTGCGAACCTGCATAATAGCCCATAATCATATGGGTGATCAGGGCAATTTCTATGACAATTAGGGCTAAATCTATTTTACTGAACAGATGGCGTTCTTCTCTATTTCTAGACAGTAAAATAATGGCTGCGGCTCCTGTAGATAAACCAGAGGTTAAGAACAGTGGCCCCAGAATAGCATTGTTCCACAGAGGACGTGCATTAAAGGCCGATAATAAAATACCTGTATACACCCCCAAAATTATCGATAAGGGAACAAGGGCATAAGCCATATAGGTTCTGTTGGCAATAAGGAATTTTTCGAATTTCTCTAAAAACTTAAATTTTTTAAAGAGTTTGAGTTTCAATTCCATGTTAGGGAAAGCACTTCGGTAAAAGCTGAATAACCATAAAAAGGATAGCGGTGTGGTAATGAGTAATACCCAAGCGCCCCAGGACATAGGGGATTCTATCCTAAAAGTGGTGTATAATCGCCAGGTGTATAGTGGATGGGTTAAATCGTAAACCAATGCCAAGAGACCAATGGATAGGGCGATTGGCGGTATAACAGCGGCTGCTTTCAGAGCAGGATACTGTTTTTCTTTTCCCATAAGGTAGAATAAAGCTGCAAAGAATAGAATGCCTGCAGCAAGTCCTCCCAAAAATAGATACAGGGAGATGGGCCAATGCCAAATTTGTAATGAAGGATCAATGTTTGGAATGTTTCGGCCGCTTGTAAATAGTTCTTCTTCCATGGTACTTTAGCGTTAAATGAGATAAAACACGTGAGGATCGGTTCCTGCCTCTGGGGATAGGGTTTTATGTTTTCTGTTTTTCAACAATTGGGATATTTCGCTATTCGGGTCGTCCAAATCGCCAAAATACATGCATTTTGTTGGGCATACAGAGACACATGCGGGCTGTTGCCCTTTTTCCAAGCGGTGGTGGCAAAACGTACATTTGTCTACATAGCCATCGGGGTGTTGGTATCTGGCATCGTAAGGACAGGATTCTATACAGGCGCCACAGCCGATACATTGGTCTGCAGTCACCAAAACAATGCCGCCTACCACCACATGACTAGCCCCAGTTGGACAGCATCTTACGCATGGCGGATTGGCGCAATGGTTACAACGTTCCGAGCGCAATTCCAATTCTAGGTTAGGGTAGGAGCCGCTAACAGCTTCAGTAATCCAATCCCTGCAATAGCCATGGGGCACATTGTTTTCTGTTTGGCAAGCGACCACACAGTCACTGCAGCCAACACATTTTAAGGTGTCTATCACCATTGCATATCTCATACCATTGTATTTTTATGTGGGTCTTCGGTTAAAATAGAAACAAAGTTTCCTCTTAAACCGGTACCACCCATTAGTGGATCTACGACGATTTGGGAAATAAGTTCGGCGTCACTGGCACCTTTTCCAAAGGCACGGGTCAATTTTTTATTGTTATGGCCAAAGCCATGGTACATATACACAGAATCCCAACGAATACGCTCTGTAACCCTCACTTTGATAGGGAAAGCAGATAGAATGCCATCTTGGTTTTTAAGCCAAACGGGCTGGTCTTTTTTTAGATCTAGGATTCGGGCTACCCTTGGGTTGACCCAAAGGGTGTTTTCACTTTTTAAATCGCTTAAATAAGGGTTGTTAATCGTTCTACTGAACGTGTGCATTGGAGATCTTCCGTAATTCAACCTGTAAAACCCTTGTGGTGGTTGCGGATGGTGGGTGTAGACAGGCATAGGATCGAATCCTAAATCTGCCAATTCCTGAGAATAAAATTCTATTTTTCCACTTGGAGTACCAAACACATAATCCTGTCCTTCTTCGAGGAACAATGGTCCAGAGGTTCTTTCGAAGTTCTTAACGCCTATCTTTTTCATTTCATCCAAAGAAGTCCCCAATTTGTTGAGTTGCCATTCAATGACCTCTTCAAAATCGTTGTAATTGAAATAATCGCCCAAACCAATACGGTCGCCAATTTGTTTACTGATCCACCAGGCAGGTTTGGAATTGTATTTAGGCTTTACAGCTGGAATACGAACAGCAATGGACGGATGTCTGTTGGTGGCAGAGCGAATACCGTCATAACGTTCTAAATAGGTGCATTCCGGAAGCACCACATCGGCATAGCCTGTGATTTCCATTGGCATGGTATCTACCACGACCAAAAATTCAACCGCATTAATCGCTTCAAGGGTTTGTTCTCGCTGTGGTAGGGTGTTTATTAAATTGGTTCCTGCAATCATCCATGCTTTGATAGGATATGGATTATCTTCATTAGGAATGGTCGCCTTGACTACTTCCGAAGTATTGCCCATTTCAGCAAATGGATATTGCTGACCTATTTCATGCCAACCCCATTTAGGCTCTGGATAGGCTGGATGCGGATATTTTGGAATACTGATTTTCTCTTTAAAGTAGAACCCACCTCGGTTACCCCAAGAGCCCAAAAGACCATTTAAAATGGCAATGGCACGTTCGCGTTGCGAGTCGTCTCCATACCAAGTCACATGGCGTCCAGGGTGTACAATGGTAGCTGGGGCGGCCGCAGCCATAAGGCGAGCCGTTTCCCTAATGCTATCCGGTTTTATGGTGGTGATGCCGTAGGCCCATTCCGGAGTATACGGTTTTACGTGGGCTTTTAGTTCCTCGAAACCAATGGCATATTTTTCAACGTATTTTTTATTGTAAAGCTCTTCCTCAATCAACACATGCATCCAAGAAAGTAGTAAGGCAATGTCAGTCGCGGGTTTGATAGGTAACCAATGCGACGATTTACTGGCCGCCGTAGAAAATCTAGGATCTACGGTAATAATCGTGGCGCCATTATCGATGGCGTCAGACATTTCCTGAACTTGCGTATTGTGCATGTTCTCTCCAATGTGGGAGCCAATAAGCACTAAACATTTGGTGTCCCTGATATCGGTAGGTTCTGGAGAGCCTACCCATGAGCCGAAGGTGAGTCCAAAGCCCGTTTCTCTTGGGCCTCTACATTGTGCGTAGGCAGGTTCAGCAATGGTGTCGGAACCATAGGCTTTAAAGAGGTGTTCCAAATGACTTCCTGGAGACCCGTGTTTTAAAAGCGCGAACGATTCAGGGCCGTACTTCTGTTTAATTTCTGTGAATTTCTCGGCAATCAGGTCCAAGGCCTCCTCCCAACTGGCTTCCCTATAAGTTTCTTCACCGTTTATGGTGGTTCTTATTAAAGGTGTTTTAAGGCGATCTTCATCGCTGTACATGCCAATTCCTCCCGTACCTCTTGGACAGAGTCTTCCGTTACAGTGCGGGTCATCATCATTTCCAATCACTTTTTTGATGTCGCCAGTTTCGTCTGTATAGGCCCAGGCGGCACATTTCCAAAAGCATACCTCACAATAGGTAGCAGTTCTGGAAAGTTTTTTGGCAAGGTTCTCTTTTACGGCAGCATCCAAGAGTGGATTGGGCGCTAATAAATTGACTGCTGAAGAGGAAAGTGCTAAGCCCCCTAACCCTAAAGCTGAAATTTTGATGAATTTTCTTCTGGATGTCACCATAGCTATTTGGATTGGTTCTTAAAGTTAAGGAATTTTTTAATCTTTTTAGACAGTTTAAAAGTATCATTTCTACACTTGGTTTCTTGTAACAATTGTTACAGTTGAAGCCCTTTTTTGATAGTGTTTTGGGGGAAGATTTATTGTAAATTTGA
Coding sequences within it:
- the nrfD gene encoding NrfD/PsrC family molybdoenzyme membrane anchor subunit; amino-acid sequence: MEEELFTSGRNIPNIDPSLQIWHWPISLYLFLGGLAAGILFFAALFYLMGKEKQYPALKAAAVIPPIALSIGLLALVYDLTHPLYTWRLYTTFRIESPMSWGAWVLLITTPLSFLWLFSFYRSAFPNMELKLKLFKKFKFLEKFEKFLIANRTYMAYALVPLSIILGVYTGILLSAFNARPLWNNAILGPLFLTSGLSTGAAAIILLSRNREERHLFSKIDLALIVIEIALITHMIMGYYAGSQVQLEAMDLLVGGEFTLMFFGFVILLGLLVPAILEVIELLGYKVPVAVPAILVIIGGLIFRFIMVEAGQLTRYLY
- a CDS encoding 4Fe-4S dicluster domain-containing protein; amino-acid sequence: MRYAMVIDTLKCVGCSDCVVACQTENNVPHGYCRDWITEAVSGSYPNLELELRSERCNHCANPPCVRCCPTGASHVVVGGIVLVTADQCIGCGACIESCPYDARYQHPDGYVDKCTFCHHRLEKGQQPACVSVCPTKCMYFGDLDDPNSEISQLLKNRKHKTLSPEAGTDPHVFYLI
- a CDS encoding molybdopterin-dependent oxidoreductase; protein product: MVTSRRKFIKISALGLGGLALSSSAVNLLAPNPLLDAAVKENLAKKLSRTATYCEVCFWKCAAWAYTDETGDIKKVIGNDDDPHCNGRLCPRGTGGIGMYSDEDRLKTPLIRTTINGEETYREASWEEALDLIAEKFTEIKQKYGPESFALLKHGSPGSHLEHLFKAYGSDTIAEPAYAQCRGPRETGFGLTFGSWVGSPEPTDIRDTKCLVLIGSHIGENMHNTQVQEMSDAIDNGATIITVDPRFSTAASKSSHWLPIKPATDIALLLSWMHVLIEEELYNKKYVEKYAIGFEELKAHVKPYTPEWAYGITTIKPDSIRETARLMAAAAPATIVHPGRHVTWYGDDSQRERAIAILNGLLGSWGNRGGFYFKEKISIPKYPHPAYPEPKWGWHEIGQQYPFAEMGNTSEVVKATIPNEDNPYPIKAWMIAGTNLINTLPQREQTLEAINAVEFLVVVDTMPMEITGYADVVLPECTYLERYDGIRSATNRHPSIAVRIPAVKPKYNSKPAWWISKQIGDRIGLGDYFNYNDFEEVIEWQLNKLGTSLDEMKKIGVKNFERTSGPLFLEEGQDYVFGTPSGKIEFYSQELADLGFDPMPVYTHHPQPPQGFYRLNYGRSPMHTFSRTINNPYLSDLKSENTLWVNPRVARILDLKKDQPVWLKNQDGILSAFPIKVRVTERIRWDSVYMYHGFGHNNKKLTRAFGKGASDAELISQIVVDPLMGGTGLRGNFVSILTEDPHKNTMV